The genomic region CGCGACTCGGCTTGAGGCCGAAGAGGCCGCAGTGAGCCGCCGGAATCCGGATCGAGCCGCCGCCGTCGCCCGCCCCCGCCACCGGCACGATGCCCGCCGCCACCGCCGCCGCCGAGCCGCCGCTTGACCCGCCCGGCGTGCGCCCGAGGTCCCAGGGATTGCGCGCCGGGCCGTGCAGTTCGCTTTCCGTCACGCCCATCAGCGCGAATTCGGGCGTGTTCGTCTTGCCGAGGGCGCTTAGCCCCGCGCCGAGCCAGCGCCGCACGAGCTCATCGTCTTCTGCGGGCAAAAAGTCGCGCCGGGCGCGCGTCCCGAGCGTGTGCGGCACCCCGGCGAGCTGCGCGCCGAAGTCCTTGAGGAGAAGAGGCACGCCGGCAAACGGCCCGGTCTGGGGCTGCGCCGCCTGTGCCCGCGCCCGGTCGTAGAGCGGATGCACGATGGCGTTCAGCGCGACATTGAGGGTCTGGGCACGGCTGATGGCCGTCTCGCAGACCTCAGCGGCGCTGAGCTGCCGGCTGCGGATCAGCTCGGCGAGCCCGAGCGCGTCGAGGCGGTCATATTCGGCGAAAGTGAGCATGGATCAGGCTAGAGCACGGGGCTCATGCGGGTCAGGGGCAGGCCATCCCCCTACACTGCCCCATGACCCGGCGCCGTTCCTGGCTCCTCCCCGGACTCGCCCTGCTGTGGGCGCTCTACACCTTCGGCCCGATTCTCGGGATGCTGCTCTCCACCGCCGTCGCGGGGTGGGCCGGCTGCGAGCTGAACGAAGGCGGGATCTACCCCTGCGTCGTGCTCGGGGTGGATATCGGCGCCGGGCTCAATTTTCTCTTCGTCCTGACGTGGTTTGCCCTCGTCACGCTGCCGACGGGGCTGATCGCGGGCGGCGCCGCGCTGGTCTTCTGGCTGGTCCGGCGCTCGGCCCGCTGAGGCGCTCTACTTCCCTTCACCACCCTTCGATCTGCCGCCCGGCCTCGAAAGCGGCAATCCCCGCCGCTACCGCGAGGTTGAGGCTGCGCCCGCCGCCCGGCTGCGGGAGCCTCAGCGCTGGCAGGGCGCCGCGCAGCCACTCCGGCAGACCGCGCGACTCGGGACCGAAGAGGAGGTAGTCGCCGCGCCGGAAGCCCGCGCGGGTGTGCAGCTCTTCGGCGTGGGTGGAGAACGCGAAGACCCGCGCCGTGCCGGGCAGCGCTGCCTGAAACGCGCTCCAGCTCGCGTGCTCGTGCAGCGTCACGCCCTGCATATAGTCCATCACCGCCCGGCGAAACTCGCGGTCGTGGAGGTGGAAGCCGAAAGGGCGAATCAGGTGCAGCTCGGCGCCCAGGACCGAGCAGGTACGCGCCACGTTGCCGACGTTGCCCGCCTTCTCCGGCTCGAAGAGGACGAGGTGGAGAAGCGGGCCGGCCCCAGTCACGGCTCGCCCGCCGCGCGCAAGAGCAGCACCGTCGCCCGCGCCTGCACGTGCGCCGGGGCAAGGCCCTCGGAGGTCTTGAAGCTCACGCCCACGTCCGAC from Deinococcus reticulitermitis harbors:
- a CDS encoding tRNA (cytidine(34)-2'-O)-methyltransferase, translated to MTGAGPLLHLVLFEPEKAGNVGNVARTCSVLGAELHLIRPFGFHLHDREFRRAVMDYMQGVTLHEHASWSAFQAALPGTARVFAFSTHAEELHTRAGFRRGDYLLFGPESRGLPEWLRGALPALRLPQPGGGRSLNLAVAAGIAAFEAGRQIEGW